CAGATAATGGAACATTATTGAAATGAAAATAAGCGAAATAGATATAAAGCCAGTTGGCAACAAGTTGAAAAATGAAATACAAAATACTTATATTAATAATTCTAACTCTTAGTATTGGAATAGAATCATATGCCTGTAACTGTGGAATACCCAAGAGTTTAGAACTTGAGCAAGATTATAATTATGAAAATTCAGAATGTATATTTGTTGGCGAAGTTCTTGAAGTGAATAAAACTGAAAATACTTTTACAATTAAAGTTATTGAATCTTTTAATGGAAATGATAATTTAAACGTTTACAAAGGAACATATGACGAACAATGCGGGCCAATAATTGATACAAAAGGAAAATGGCTTATCTATGCGAACTTGAACTCTGATAATATTCTTGTTGTAGGAAGTTGCGGAATTTCAAGGAACTTTAAAAATCCTGAATATAATGTTACAATTGAGGGACTTTTAATTAAAGAATTTAAAGGAACTGCTGAAGATCAAGGGAAAAAATTTAATGATAAGGGAAAAAAGGACTTGAAAGTTGAAATAGAAAGATTGAGAGTGAAAAAAGAGGAATAACGGCCAGTTGCCAACAATATATAAAATCAATACGGGGGATTTTCCTTCGGGAAAATCCCAGCTAATTTACTAACTTTGGTCTATTAACAAAGTTGGTGGCTTATTTAGTCCGCACAGCTTTTATACTCAACGTTAGCCACAAGTTGAGTGCAAGATGGAAAAAGACAATTATTTGACATTTGAAAACGGAAATATAACTTCAAAAAAATGGGAATTGGATAGAATATCAATTTCTCATAGCATCATTGATTATAATTCATTTGAAGCTCATACTTCTAAAAATGATTCGGAATCAGTTAGATTGCATTTTGGATTAAGTGGAAATTATGACTTTAATTTCAAACAATTGAAATCCTCATTTAAGTTAACTGGGCATCATAATAATATAATATATTCAGATGGATTAGATATAGAGGTGTTTAATAAAAGTAAACGTATTGAAACTTTTGGTATTAATTTTACAACAGAAACCTTTATAAATATTGCTCAAAACGGAAACGATTCATTAAAAAAACTTGCTGAAAAAGTAATAAATAAAAAAAATGCCATTCTATCCAATGAGTGGAAACCTAATAACTTTAAAATCCATCAAGTTATTAATGAAATCCTATATTGTCAATTCACAGATGAATTAAAAGATTTATTTTTACTCTCCAAAAGTATTGAACTACTCGTTTTACAGGCAGAACTTTATGAATCAAATTCTCAAAGTAGGTTTATAAAATCAAATTTAGATAAGCAAAAATTGTTTGAAGCGAAAGAAATTTTAGTGAAAAAAATAGATAATCCTCCAACTATTAGCCAATTATCAATATTAGTAAACTTGAATGAGTACAAACTAAAAAAAGGGTTTAAAGAAATGTTTGGTACTACAGTATTTGGCTATATACATAGTAATCGGATGAGTTTAGCAAAAAGACTTCTACTTGGCACTGATATGTCAGCCAAAGAAATTGCTTATGAAACTGGTTATAGTTCTCCGCAACATTTCTCCAAGGCGTTCAAAAAAGAATTCGGAAATACTCCTGATAGTATTAGAAATCATCCTGATTATACAACCTAAAACAAAGGAATAGCAATATTTTTGGTTCAAGATTTTAAACTAAAAAAAGTATGACAACCAGAAGATTTTATTTATTAATAATAATTCTATTATTAATAGGCTGTAAATCAAAAAAAACAAATGAAATTATGATGATAGAAAAAAAAGTGCAATTTAGTGCTCCTAATGAAAAAGTTTGGGATTTACTTACAAATCCAGATATGACCAAAGAGTATATGTTTGGATGTGAAGTAATATCCAATTGGAAAATTGGCAGTCCTATTCTTTGGAAAGGACAAACTGAAGATGGAAAAGAAATTATCTACGTAAAAGGAAGCATTATTGAATTTATTGATGGGCAAAAAGTTACTTTCACAATGTTTGACCCAAATTTGAAACTTGATGATGTTCCAGAAAACTATTTGAATTTAACATATGAACTAAAAGAAATAGATGACAAGACCATATTAAAATTAACTCAAGGGAATTTTGCTTCCGTTGCTGACGGAAAAAAAAGATATGAGGAATCATTAAAAGGATGGGAAATGGTACTACCAATAATGAAACAAATAGCTGAAAAATAAAAGTACACAACAAAGAACGGAGTTAAAAAATAGCAGTTAAGCGCTAACTTAAAGGTTGGTGATTTTCTGCTATCTTTGTTTAAAACTGAAAAAATTCATAAATAAAGCTGCTATTTTTTAGATACAAATACGTAAATAAAATGAAAGAAATAAGCGTAATCAATTCGATTAAAGTACCAAAAGGACACGAGGAAACAGCAATCAATGTTAGGGATATTTATATTAAATATTTTAAGACTAAACCTGGATTTGTAAGTTCCACTTTTTACAAGTCGATTAACTCAGATAACAGCTTCAATTTTGTAAATATTGTCGTTTGGGATTCCTATGAATCCTTCCAAGCTATTGTCAACAGTGGATTCGATAATATTGAAGGATTGAATGATGACAATATGAAAGTTTTAGGAAAAGGGTTTCCTCACCCAATTATGGTGAATCCTG
The nucleotide sequence above comes from Aureibaculum algae. Encoded proteins:
- a CDS encoding helix-turn-helix domain-containing protein encodes the protein MEKDNYLTFENGNITSKKWELDRISISHSIIDYNSFEAHTSKNDSESVRLHFGLSGNYDFNFKQLKSSFKLTGHHNNIIYSDGLDIEVFNKSKRIETFGINFTTETFINIAQNGNDSLKKLAEKVINKKNAILSNEWKPNNFKIHQVINEILYCQFTDELKDLFLLSKSIELLVLQAELYESNSQSRFIKSNLDKQKLFEAKEILVKKIDNPPTISQLSILVNLNEYKLKKGFKEMFGTTVFGYIHSNRMSLAKRLLLGTDMSAKEIAYETGYSSPQHFSKAFKKEFGNTPDSIRNHPDYTT
- a CDS encoding SRPBCC family protein, whose amino-acid sequence is MTTRRFYLLIIILLLIGCKSKKTNEIMMIEKKVQFSAPNEKVWDLLTNPDMTKEYMFGCEVISNWKIGSPILWKGQTEDGKEIIYVKGSIIEFIDGQKVTFTMFDPNLKLDDVPENYLNLTYELKEIDDKTILKLTQGNFASVADGKKRYEESLKGWEMVLPIMKQIAEK
- a CDS encoding antibiotic biosynthesis monooxygenase family protein; amino-acid sequence: MKEISVINSIKVPKGHEETAINVRDIYIKYFKTKPGFVSSTFYKSINSDNSFNFVNIVVWDSYESFQAIVNSGFDNIEGLNDDNMKVLGKGFPHPIMVNPGQFETIRED